One Carassius auratus strain Wakin unplaced genomic scaffold, ASM336829v1 scaf_tig00005214, whole genome shotgun sequence genomic window carries:
- the LOC113070683 gene encoding embryonic polyadenylate-binding protein isoform X2 has product MNSSGPAYPLASLYVGDLHPDVTEALLYQKFSPAGQIMSIRVCRDVITRRSLGYAYINYQQPADAECALDTMNYEVIKGRPIRIMWSQRDPGLRKSGVGNIFIKNMDESIDNKALYDTFSAFGNILSCKVVCDENGSKGYGFVHFETQEAANRAIETMNGMLLNDRKVFVGHFKSRKERMAEMGAKAMEFTNVYIKNFSEDIDREKLQSIFSEFGKTLSVCVMTDESGCSRGFGFVNFENHEDARRAVNEMNGKELNGRVLYVGRAQKRLERQGELKRKFEQIKQERIQRYQGVNLYVKNLDDSINDENLRKEFAPYGTITSAKVM; this is encoded by the exons ATGAATAGCAGTGGACCAGCATACCCATTAGCCTCTCTCTATGTCGGTGACCTTCATCCTGATGTCACGGAGGCCTTGCTGTACCAGAAGTTTTCTCCTGCTGGTCAGATCATGTCCATCCGTGTGTGCCGTGATGTCATTACACGCAGATCCCTCGGATATGCTTACATTAACTACCAGCAGCCTGCTGATG cGGAATGTGCCCTTGACACGATGAACTATGAAGTCATCAAGGGTCGTCCGATCAGGATAATGTGGTCTCAGCGAGATCCAGGTCTGAGAAAGTCTGGTGTGGGAAACATCTTCATCAAGAACATGGATGAGTCGATTGACAACAAGGCTCTCTATGACACCTTTTCTGCCTTTGGTAACATCTTGTCCTGTAAG GTGGTTTGTGATGAGAATGGCTCAAAGGGTTATGGTTTTGTGCACTTTGAGACCCAAGAAGCAGCCAACAGAGCCATTGAGACCATGAACGGCATGCTTCTGAACGACCGCAAAGT TTTTGTAGGGCATTTTAAGTCTCGTAAGGAACGTATGGCAGAGATGGGAGCAAAAGCCATGGAGTTTACCAATGTGTACATTAAGAACTTCAGTGAGGATATTGACCGTGAGAAACTCCAGAGCATCTTCTCTGAATTTG GTAAGACCCTTAGTGTCTGTGTAATGACAGATGAAAGCGGATGCTCTCGTGGCTTTGGATTTGTCAACTTTGAAAACCACGAAGACGCCAGGAGG GCAGTAAATGAAATGAATGGCAAAGAGCTGAATGGCAGAGTCCTGTATGTGGGCAGAGCTCAGAAAAGATTGGAGCGGCAGGGAGAACTCAAACGCAAGTTTGAGCAAATAAAGCAGGAACGCATACAACgctaccag gGGGTCAATCTCTATGTTAAAAATCTTGATGACAGCATTAATGATGAGAATCTAAGGAAAGAGTTTGCACCTTATGGAACCATCACCAGTGCAAAGGTAATGTAA
- the chmp4bb gene encoding charged multivesicular body protein 4c, whose product MSVFGKLFGGGGKGGKGPSPQEAIQKLRETEEMLTKKQEYLEQKINAELLTAKKNGTKNKRAALQALKRKKRYEKQLAQIDGTLSTIEFQREALENANTNTEVLKNMGFAAKAMKTAHENMDIDKVDDLMQDITEQQELAQEISDAISRPVGFGEDYDEDELLAELEELEQEELDKNLLEIGGTEDVPLPSVPSNPLPKKSAAQKKRVEEDEDDMEDLKAWAM is encoded by the exons atgtcCGTATTTGGCAAACTGTTTGGCGGTGGGGGGAAAGGAGGCAAAGGCCCGAGCCCACAAGAAGCCATCCAGAAACTCCGTGAGACAGAAGAGATGTTAACCAAGAAACAAGAGTACTTAGAGCAGAAGATTAATGCGGAACTGTTAACAGCAAAGAAAAACGGCACAAAAAACAAACGAG CTGCTTTACAGGCCTTGAAAAGAAAGAAGCGATATGAGAAGCAACTGGCTCAGATAGATGGCACTCTCTCCACTATTGAGTTCCAGCGGGAAGCATTGGAGAATGCTAATACAAACACAGAAGTGCTTAAAAATATGGGCTTTGCAGCCAAGGCCATGAAGACAGCCCATGAAAATAT gGATATTGACAAAGTGGATGACCTCATGCAGGACATCACAGAGCAGCAGGAGTTGGCACAGGAGATATCCGATGCCATTTCAAGGCCTGTAGGTTTTGGAGAAGACTATGATGAG GATGAGCTCTTAGCTGAATTGGAGGAGTTGGAACAGGAGGAGCTGGACAAGAACCTGCTGGAGATCGGTGGCACTGAGGATGTCCCTCTGCCGAGTGTGCCTTCAAACCCATTACCCAAGAAATCTGCTG CCCAAAAAAAGAGAgtagaggaggatgaggatgacaTGGAAGATCTCAAGGCATGGGCCATGTGA